From ANME-2 cluster archaeon, the proteins below share one genomic window:
- a CDS encoding carboxymuconolactone decarboxylase family protein: protein MAFEDIGEILKKEPDDAAKAVLKEVESIYGEVPYILQFMEDKPDLLIPKVLYDNSIMREFKRLDHRTIELISIGVSAALRCTHCLDMHLRVAKRMGIPRDEIFDAILIAGTLSNASVLAYGTRALDTEVPATDRPAPKRNNDECDVCEIPTMEDD, encoded by the coding sequence CTGGCATTTGAGGATATTGGTGAGATATTAAAAAAAGAACCGGACGATGCTGCTAAAGCCGTACTGAAAGAAGTTGAATCTATTTACGGCGAGGTACCTTATATACTTCAGTTCATGGAAGATAAACCTGATCTGCTGATACCTAAGGTGCTATATGACAATTCCATAATGAGGGAGTTCAAGCGGCTTGACCATCGGACCATTGAGCTTATCAGTATTGGTGTCTCGGCCGCACTTCGCTGTACCCATTGCCTGGACATGCACCTCAGGGTGGCAAAGAGGATGGGCATACCCCGTGATGAGATATTCGATGCAATTCTTATAGCAGGAACCTTATCCAACGCTTCTGTACTTGCCTATGGTACCAGGGCATTGGACACTGAAGTACCGGCAACTGACAGACCAGCCCCAAAGCGCAATAATGATGAATGTGACGTGTGTGAGATTCCAACGATGGAAGACGATTAG
- a CDS encoding 30S ribosomal protein S8e, translating to MQYQGRSKRKFTGGRRIASKGKRKSELGREAADPHLDETRRKNVDTLGGNRKVRLLRCNVANVADPSNNTTRQVSIETVVDNESNKHYVRRNILSRGGIVKTDIGNARITSRPGQDGVVNAVLIKE from the coding sequence ATGCAGTATCAAGGTAGATCGAAACGTAAATTCACAGGTGGACGGCGCATCGCCTCGAAGGGTAAGAGAAAATCTGAATTGGGCCGGGAAGCAGCTGACCCCCACCTGGATGAAACCAGGCGAAAAAATGTGGATACCCTGGGCGGCAACAGGAAGGTTCGCCTGCTTAGGTGCAATGTGGCAAATGTGGCAGATCCGTCAAACAATACAACCAGGCAAGTGTCCATCGAGACTGTAGTTGATAATGAAAGCAACAAGCACTACGTAAGAAGGAATATCTTATCCAGGGGCGGCATTGTCAAGACCGATATAGGAAATGCCCGGATAACCAGCCGTCCAGGTCAGGATGGTGTGGTGAATGCAGTACTGATTAAGGAGTAA